In one Cellulomonas sp. WB94 genomic region, the following are encoded:
- the serA gene encoding phosphoglycerate dehydrogenase: MSPVRALLLENLHPDAVTNLEQAGYEVITRTGALDEDELIDALQGVALLGIRSKTTVTARAIESSPDLVAIGAFCIGTNQIDLASAAHHGVAVFNAPFSNTRSVVEITIAEIIALTRRLTEFDRSMHEGVWNKSAIGAHEVRGRTLGIIGYGNIGTQLSVLAENLGMSVIFYDTAEKLALGNARRASTMDELLESADIVTLHVDGRPGNAGMFGGKQIARMRPGAILLNLSRGFVVDPASLREAIVSQHLSGAAIDVFPVEPKRKGDPFESELRGLPNVILTPHTGGSTEEAQEAIGNFVSHKMRDYLRTGTTTLSVNLPNLALDQAPGVHRLAYLHRNTPGVLAAVNATLAKHGVNIEGQLLATRGEIGYVVTDAGAPVEQAVVEALRARPESVRLRLLS; the protein is encoded by the coding sequence ATGTCTCCCGTGCGCGCACTCCTCCTCGAGAACCTCCACCCCGACGCCGTGACGAACCTTGAGCAGGCCGGCTACGAGGTGATCACCCGCACCGGCGCCCTCGACGAGGACGAGCTCATCGACGCCCTGCAGGGGGTCGCCCTCCTCGGCATCCGGTCCAAGACGACCGTGACCGCTCGCGCGATCGAGAGCTCGCCGGACCTGGTCGCGATCGGTGCGTTCTGCATCGGCACCAACCAGATCGACCTCGCCTCGGCCGCCCACCACGGGGTCGCGGTGTTCAACGCGCCGTTCTCCAACACGCGATCGGTCGTCGAGATCACGATCGCCGAGATCATCGCCCTCACGCGACGGCTCACGGAGTTCGACCGGTCGATGCACGAGGGTGTCTGGAACAAGTCGGCGATCGGCGCGCACGAGGTGCGCGGCCGGACGCTCGGGATCATCGGGTACGGCAACATCGGCACGCAGCTGTCGGTGCTCGCCGAGAACCTCGGCATGTCGGTCATCTTCTACGACACCGCCGAGAAGCTCGCGCTCGGCAACGCGCGCCGGGCCTCGACCATGGACGAGCTGCTCGAGTCGGCCGACATCGTCACGCTGCACGTCGACGGTCGCCCTGGAAACGCCGGGATGTTCGGAGGCAAGCAGATCGCGCGGATGCGACCGGGGGCGATCCTGCTCAACCTGTCCCGCGGCTTCGTCGTCGACCCGGCGTCCCTCCGGGAGGCGATCGTCTCGCAGCACCTGAGCGGTGCGGCGATCGACGTCTTCCCCGTCGAGCCCAAGCGCAAGGGCGACCCGTTCGAGTCCGAGCTGCGCGGCCTGCCCAACGTCATCCTCACACCGCACACGGGCGGCTCGACCGAGGAGGCGCAGGAGGCGATCGGCAACTTCGTGTCCCACAAGATGCGGGACTACCTCCGGACGGGCACGACGACCCTCAGCGTCAACCTGCCGAACCTCGCGCTCGACCAGGCGCCCGGCGTGCACCGCCTGGCCTACCTGCACCGGAACACGCCCGGCGTCCTGGCCGCCGTCAACGCGACGCTCGCCAAGCACGGCGTGAACATCGAGGGGCAGCTGCTGGCGACGCGTGGCGAGATCGGCTACGTCGTGACGGACGCCGGCGCACCGGTCGAGCAGGCTGTCGTCGAGGCGCTGCGGGCGCGACCCGAGTCGGTCCGACTGCGTCTGCTGTCGTAG
- a CDS encoding DUF5302 domain-containing protein, which produces MAQQDDTPSAPTATEDAKAKFREALDRKKAAGHRTADGSKNTGSVHSAETTGPVQRQFRRKSGSA; this is translated from the coding sequence ATGGCGCAGCAGGACGACACGCCGAGCGCACCGACGGCGACCGAGGACGCGAAGGCGAAGTTCCGGGAGGCGCTCGACCGCAAGAAGGCGGCGGGGCACCGGACGGCCGACGGCTCGAAGAACACGGGCTCGGTGCACAGCGCTGAGACGACGGGACCGGTGCAGCGGCAGTTCCGGCGCAAGTCCGGCTCCGCCTGA
- a CDS encoding aldo/keto reductase, whose amino-acid sequence MHVADPQRHARLPTRRAGRSGLALGVATLGLWQNFGAARPFAEQRELVLRAIDLGITHLDLANNYGPPAGAAEESVGRLLARDLAPYRDELVIATKAGYRAWPGPYGEHGSRKYLLASLDRSLARLGLDHVDVFYSHRYDPKTPLEETLGALTTALDSGRARYVGVSSYSAVRTAQAAELAQSMGLELTLHQPSYSMLNRWVEHPDAAADGRSLLDVAADVGLGVVAFSPLAQGMLTGRYLDGVPPDSRAARGGPLRPEYLSADNLAHVRGLAEVAAGRGQSLAQLAIAWVLRDPRVTSVVLGPRTTAQLEDSLRAISGPPITPDELAAIERHAVDAGVNLWGPRSSEL is encoded by the coding sequence ATGCACGTCGCCGACCCGCAGCGCCACGCCCGGCTCCCGACCCGTCGTGCAGGACGGTCCGGGCTCGCGCTCGGGGTGGCCACGCTGGGCCTGTGGCAGAACTTCGGAGCGGCGCGACCCTTCGCCGAGCAGCGCGAGCTCGTGCTGCGCGCGATCGACCTCGGGATCACGCACCTCGACCTCGCCAACAACTACGGCCCCCCGGCGGGTGCCGCTGAGGAGAGCGTCGGGCGGCTCCTTGCGCGCGATCTGGCCCCCTACCGGGACGAGCTCGTGATCGCCACCAAGGCCGGGTACCGCGCGTGGCCCGGCCCGTACGGCGAGCACGGCTCGCGCAAGTACCTGCTCGCCTCCCTCGACCGCTCGCTCGCCCGGTTGGGGCTCGACCACGTCGACGTGTTCTACAGCCACCGCTACGACCCGAAGACGCCTCTCGAGGAGACGCTCGGCGCGCTGACGACGGCGCTGGACTCGGGGCGCGCACGCTACGTCGGGGTGTCGTCGTACTCGGCCGTGCGCACGGCGCAGGCGGCCGAGCTCGCGCAGTCGATGGGCCTCGAGCTCACCCTCCACCAGCCGTCGTACTCGATGCTGAACCGCTGGGTCGAGCACCCCGACGCCGCCGCCGACGGACGATCGCTGCTCGACGTCGCCGCCGACGTGGGGCTCGGCGTCGTGGCGTTCTCGCCGCTCGCCCAGGGCATGCTCACGGGCCGCTACCTCGACGGGGTGCCGCCGGACTCGCGCGCCGCGCGTGGTGGACCGCTGCGTCCGGAGTACCTCAGCGCCGACAACCTCGCACACGTCCGGGGGCTCGCCGAGGTGGCTGCCGGACGCGGGCAGAGCCTCGCGCAGCTCGCGATCGCGTGGGTCCTGCGTGACCCGCGGGTCACGTCAGTCGTCCTGGGACCGCGGACGACAGCGCAGCTCGAGGACAGCCTGCGCGCGATCAGCGGGCCCCCGATCACCCCCGACGAGCTCGC